The nucleotide window TTCAGATTCAAAATTCTGAATGGCTGTGGCCTTTTCCGGGATTCCCGCTGAGCAAGAATTTAAAAGTATTAATCCTAAAATTCCCAATGATACAGGGATTCCTATTTTTAAGAATGAATTTTTCATTTGATAATATTTCTTCCATCAATTCAAAAATAGTTCCATTCAAAGTAGATTACAGAATGCTTTGTTATTATTTAATATTATTAATGATAATTAAATTATTTGGTTAATTTTACGAATTATTAATTATAATTATTAGAAATGAAGATAAAATTATTTTCTATACTTTCAATCGCTTTGTTTGGTCAGCTCTCAGCGCAATCCGATAAATTCTACGCAACTACAGATGCCAAGAATGCTATCGAATTAAAATCAAAAATGCCAAACGAGGTCGAGATCATCGGTTCCAATGATAGGGAATCTGTCGTTTTTCTATCTCCAAAAGCAGCAGAATTCCTCCATCATAATGTCATCACACACGGCCCAGGCTATATTTATAAATCTTCCGAGCAAGAAGCGCTATTGGCTATCAGTAAATCAAAGAAGTCCAATAAAGTTTTAGCCTTCACCATTGATCAAGATGCAACGGTAAATTCTGCCATTGGAAAAGTAAATGCGGATAATATCAAAAGCCACATCCAAGTTCTGGAAGCCTATGGAACCAGACGTCACAATACAAATCAAGCGCTGACCTCTGTCCAGGATCTGAAGGCGAAGTGGGAAGGCCTGATCGCGACAACTGGCAGAACCGATCTGTCTGTGAGAATTGTAAATCACGTCGGAACGCCGATGCCTTCTCTTGTTTTTACGATCAATGGAAATTCGGCGCCAAATGAGTACATCATTGTTGGCGGTCATATGGATTCGATTTCCAGCAGTGCGGCGGCGCCAGGCGCGGATGATGATGCTTCCGGGATTGCAACTGTTACAGAAATGATCCGTGTCCTTCTGAATATCAATTACAAACCTGCCAAAACCGTAGAATTTATGGCTTATGCTGCAGAAGAAATCGGTTTGGTTGGATCCTCTGAGATTGCGGAAGATTATGCAGCGAATGGCAAAAACGTCATTTCCTATGTACAGTTCGATATGACCAATTACAAAGGCTCCAACCGCGATGTTTACATCTCCACGGATGCTTACAACAGCAACGATCTCAATTTGTTTTTGATAGAGTTGATGGAGCATTACAACAAAACTGGAAGTCACGTTTTCACTTACGGAAACACTATCTGTAATTATGGATGTTCCGACCATTTCAGTTGGGCGCAAAACGGCTATGATGCTGCTTTTCCGTTTGAGGCTTCTTTTTCACAATCCAATCCTTATATTCACTCGGCCAATGATACGTTGTCCAGAAGTAATAATTCAGCGACACACGCAGCGAAATTTGCAAAACTTGGTTTGGAATTTATCATCGAGACAGCGAAAGGTTCCGTTTTGGCAACTTCAGAAACGTTAAATCAATCGGTTGAGATTTATGTGAAAAACAAATCCCTTAATTATAAACTCGGAAAAGAATCCATTGAAACTCTAACGATCATCGACACCAGCGGAAGACAATTGGTAGAATCAAAAAATCTTCTATCAATAGGAAAAATCGATTTGAATAAAATCAATACTGGTTTTTATCTTGCTGTTTTCAAAACAAAGTCTGGAAAAGTAATCACGAAGAAATTTATTTTAGATTAATGATTTAAAATAACATTAACACAAATTTTAAAATAAAAAAGAGCAAATAGATTTCAATTTCTATTTGCTCTTTTAATTTTTGAGGAACTAAACAATGTTCCTGTGTGGTCGATTTTGATTTACGCTTCTGGTGCAAGTTCTACAATCAGTCCTTCCAATTCTGCCGTTACAGGAATTTGGCAGCCCAAGCGGCTGTTTGGTTTCACGTTGTAGGCTTCATCCAACATTGCTTCTTCATCCGGCAACATTTCCGGAAGTGGCACATTTTCGCTCAAGATATAGCATTGGCAAGAGGCGCACATCGCCATTCCGCCGCAGATTCCGATGGTTCCTTCTTCCGCCAATTCGTAGGCACGAACGATTTCCATTAGGCTCATCGCCATATCGGTTGGAGCGGGAATTGTGTGAGAAACGCCGTTTCTGTCTATGATTGTAATATTAACGTCTGACATTTTGCAAAGATAAGAGATAGATCTTAGACAATAGATGACAGAAGTTGGAAATTTTGATTAAGCACAAAAAAAGAGGACTTAGAAATCCTCTTTTAATATTAGATGAAGTCAGAAAAATCTAATCTCTAACTTCTAAAATCTAATTTCTTTCTTAATCAATAGATTTCACGACCGCTTTTTCAGCTTCTTTTCTGGTTCCGTCGAAACCGTCAACGCCGCTTACGGTGGTGTATTTTAGGACAAATTTCTTACCTGGATTCATTCTGTTGTACACGCTTTGGACCATCAAAGTTGCCTCGTGGAAACCACAAAGGATCAGTTTTAATTTTCCTGGATAAGTGTTGATGTCACCAATTGCGTAGATGCCTTCGATGTTGGTTTGATAATCCAAAGCGTTGTTCACCTTGATTGCATTTTTCTCGATTTCTAACCCCCAATCTGATAATGGTCCCAACTTAGGCGTCAATCCAAAAAGTGGAATCAAATAATCTGTTTCGATGATGGATTTTTCGCCGTCTTTTTCAATTTCGATTGCTGTGATCTTATCTTCACCAATCAAGCCCGTCACTTCTGCAGGAGTGATTAGGTTAATTTTTCCCTGATGCTTCAATTCTGATACTTTTTCAACAGAATCTAAAGCGCCACGGAATTCGTTTCTTCTGTGGATCAACGTCACGTCAGAAGCAACATCGGCCAAGAAAACCGACCAGTCCAATGCAGAATCTCCACCGCCAGCGATCACGATTTTCTTATCACGGAACATTTCCGGATCTCTCACGAAATATTCAACGCCTTTTTCCTCGAATTTAGCGATGTTTTCCAATTCCGGTTTTCTTGGGTCAAAACTTCCCAGTCCGCCAGCAATTGCGATGGCTTTTCCTTTCACTTTGACGTCACGGCTTGTGGTCACGATGAATTGTCCATCTTCGGTCTTCTCATAGCTCACTGCCTTTTGAGCCAATGAAAACTGAGGTTCGAACTGCTTGATCTGCTCCATCAAATTATCCACCAAAACACCAGCATCCACACTTGGAAATCCAGGTATGTCGAAAATCGGTTTTTTAGGATAAAGTTCGGTCAATTGTCCGCCAGGTTGTGGCAACGCGTCAATCAAATGACATCTTAGTTTCAACAATCCCGCTTCGAAAACAGTGAAAAGTCCAGTCGGACCAGCACCTATTATAATGATATCTGTCTCAAACATTTATATAAATTTTGGAGTCCAAATTTAAAAATTATAAACTATTTTTAGAATTAATCTAAATATGATTTTACTTAGCTAAAATTAATTCCCAATAAAATCTTACCAAATGATAAGAAATTATTTTACGGTTTCCCGTAATATTGTCCTTTCATCATTTGTGTTTTTAATTCCTGAGCGTAATTTATTACCTCAGGAATTTTTTTATGCATTACGCTTGATGAGCGCCATATAGAATCCGTCGTAGCCTTCGCTCGGCATGATCTTTTGGTCTTTGATCAAGGTGTAATCTGGATTATTTTCCAAGAATGTCTTCACTTGTTCGTTATTTTCTGAAGGTAGAATAGAACAAGTCGCATAGATCATCTGTCCACCTTTTTTAAGGATTTTAGAATAATCCTGAAGGATTTGTTGTTGTTCTCCTTTGATTCTGTCGATGAAAGCTTGGTCGATTTTCCATTTGGAATCTGGATTTCTTTTCAAAACACCAAGTCCGGAACAAGGTGAGTCGATCAGCAATCTATCTGCTGTGTTGTGAAGTCTTTTGATGACTTTGTTGTCAGAGATCATTCTTGCTTCTATGTTGTGAGCACCGGCTCTCTTGGCGCGTCTTTTCAGTTCTGCCAATTTCCATTCGTAGATGTCTAGTGCGATGATCTGGCCTTTGTTTTTCATCAAAGCGGCCAAGTGCAACGTTTTTCCACCTGCACCAGCACAAGCGTCCACCACGCGCATTCCTTCCTGTACATCCAGTAATTCTCCGATTTTTTGGGAACTTGCATCCTGAACTTCGAAGAATCCATCTTTGAAAGCACTGGTCAAGAAGACATTTTTCTTTTCTGCCAATTGGATCGCGTCTGGATAATTCTTGATTGTGAAAGCTTCCACATTTTCGTCATTCAGGTCTGCGATCAATTCTCTTGGAGTAGTTTTCAAGGTGTTTGCACGTAGAACCGTTGGTGCTTGCTCATTGAGCGCGACCATTTCTTTTTCCCAGTTTTTACCTAATTCTTTTTCCAAAGTCTCAGCCAACCAATCTGGAATCGAATGTTCGATAGCCTTCGTAGGAACAGTTCCTTTTTTCAGTTTTGTAAGGATATCGGCAACTTTGATCCCGTCGAATTCCTCAAATTTTTTGTAATGCGTTTTGCTCCAAAGCAAATAAGCAATGATCATTTTATAAACATTGGTCGGTTTTACACTTTCGCCCATGTAGTATTCCAGACGTTTTTTCCAACGGATGATGTTGTAGAAAATCTCGGAAACTACGCGTCGGTCTTCGCTTCCCCATTTTCTGTGGGCTTTTAAGAGTCTTTCTATGACCTTGTCAGCGTATTTTCTGTCTTCGAAAAAGGTTTCTTGCAGGCAATCGTGAATCCCGATCAGAAGGTTGCGGTGTATAAGTTCCATTGATTATGATAAAATGTTATGATTTACTATTTGAGAATGTGTGTCTTACAGAATGGATAGGTTCAATTTTACGAATTAAAAATTTCTGTAATTCAAGCGGCAAAGTTAATGATTTTAATTTAATTTTTTTTGAGTGTTCTTGCCTTATGAAAAGCTGCACAGATTAGAGCTATGTTAAATTTGTATTAAGTTTCTCAAATTTGTTTAATTAATTTGTTTAACAATTTTGTCAAAACAAATGATTGATATAAATTTGCACAAAATTGTTTAACAAAAATGTCAAAACAAGAAAAAAAGGACCAAACACAGGAATTGATCAAAGAAACGACCAAGAATTTATTCTTCGTCAAAGGGAAGTTTGATGCCACCACGCAAGAGATTGCGGATGAGGCGGGCGTCAACAGAACGCTTATCAATTATTACTTCAGATCTAGAGATAATCTCGTTCAGATCGTTTTTGATGAAGCGCATAAAGTGGAAAAAGAAAAGTCTGAGATCATTATGCGATCTGATCTCTCTTTCAAGGAGAAGATCAGTCAGTTCATAGATGGAAGCCTCTCAACAAGTTTGCAATATCCATATCTCGAAACCTACATTGTTTCTCAGATCAACAAAGGGAGTTGCCATAAACGAGATGTGGAAAAAGAAGATCTCGAATTGTTTTACAGAGATATCAAAAAAGAAATGGAATTGGGAACGATTGAAAAAATGGAACCCGTTCAGTTTATCTTCAACATGATCTCTCTCTTGGTTTTTCCAAGTGCAATAAGACCTTTGTTTATGGAAAATATGATGATCAGTGATAAGGAATTTGATAGATTGATTGCCGACCGGAAAGAAATCATTCTAAATATGCTTTTTAAGAATTAGTTAAAATAATTAAAAATTGTTAAAGTATTTATAAAATCGGATCGTCATCAATGATTAGAGATAAAAAGAAAAAAATTAAAAATAAAAGAATTAATTAAATTATGAATAGAAAACGTATAACTG belongs to Chryseobacterium sp. KACC 21268 and includes:
- a CDS encoding M20/M25/M40 family metallo-hydrolase — encoded protein: MKIKLFSILSIALFGQLSAQSDKFYATTDAKNAIELKSKMPNEVEIIGSNDRESVVFLSPKAAEFLHHNVITHGPGYIYKSSEQEALLAISKSKKSNKVLAFTIDQDATVNSAIGKVNADNIKSHIQVLEAYGTRRHNTNQALTSVQDLKAKWEGLIATTGRTDLSVRIVNHVGTPMPSLVFTINGNSAPNEYIIVGGHMDSISSSAAAPGADDDASGIATVTEMIRVLLNINYKPAKTVEFMAYAAEEIGLVGSSEIAEDYAANGKNVISYVQFDMTNYKGSNRDVYISTDAYNSNDLNLFLIELMEHYNKTGSHVFTYGNTICNYGCSDHFSWAQNGYDAAFPFEASFSQSNPYIHSANDTLSRSNNSATHAAKFAKLGLEFIIETAKGSVLATSETLNQSVEIYVKNKSLNYKLGKESIETLTIIDTSGRQLVESKNLLSIGKIDLNKINTGFYLAVFKTKSGKVITKKFILD
- a CDS encoding 2Fe-2S iron-sulfur cluster-binding protein, which gives rise to MSDVNITIIDRNGVSHTIPAPTDMAMSLMEIVRAYELAEEGTIGICGGMAMCASCQCYILSENVPLPEMLPDEEAMLDEAYNVKPNSRLGCQIPVTAELEGLIVELAPEA
- a CDS encoding NAD(P)/FAD-dependent oxidoreductase — translated: MFETDIIIIGAGPTGLFTVFEAGLLKLRCHLIDALPQPGGQLTELYPKKPIFDIPGFPSVDAGVLVDNLMEQIKQFEPQFSLAQKAVSYEKTEDGQFIVTTSRDVKVKGKAIAIAGGLGSFDPRKPELENIAKFEEKGVEYFVRDPEMFRDKKIVIAGGGDSALDWSVFLADVASDVTLIHRRNEFRGALDSVEKVSELKHQGKINLITPAEVTGLIGEDKITAIEIEKDGEKSIIETDYLIPLFGLTPKLGPLSDWGLEIEKNAIKVNNALDYQTNIEGIYAIGDINTYPGKLKLILCGFHEATLMVQSVYNRMNPGKKFVLKYTTVSGVDGFDGTRKEAEKAVVKSID
- a CDS encoding methyltransferase domain-containing protein, yielding MELIHRNLLIGIHDCLQETFFEDRKYADKVIERLLKAHRKWGSEDRRVVSEIFYNIIRWKKRLEYYMGESVKPTNVYKMIIAYLLWSKTHYKKFEEFDGIKVADILTKLKKGTVPTKAIEHSIPDWLAETLEKELGKNWEKEMVALNEQAPTVLRANTLKTTPRELIADLNDENVEAFTIKNYPDAIQLAEKKNVFLTSAFKDGFFEVQDASSQKIGELLDVQEGMRVVDACAGAGGKTLHLAALMKNKGQIIALDIYEWKLAELKRRAKRAGAHNIEARMISDNKVIKRLHNTADRLLIDSPCSGLGVLKRNPDSKWKIDQAFIDRIKGEQQQILQDYSKILKKGGQMIYATCSILPSENNEQVKTFLENNPDYTLIKDQKIMPSEGYDGFYMALIKRNA
- a CDS encoding TetR/AcrR family transcriptional regulator, whose translation is MSKQEKKDQTQELIKETTKNLFFVKGKFDATTQEIADEAGVNRTLINYYFRSRDNLVQIVFDEAHKVEKEKSEIIMRSDLSFKEKISQFIDGSLSTSLQYPYLETYIVSQINKGSCHKRDVEKEDLELFYRDIKKEMELGTIEKMEPVQFIFNMISLLVFPSAIRPLFMENMMISDKEFDRLIADRKEIILNMLFKN